CCATCCAGGCCCGCCTCGATGACGGGGAAGCCAAAGCCAAACACCAGCGCCAGCACCAGACAGGCCAGGCCGGTGATGATCGGCACGAAGCGGCGGCCACCGAAGAACGCCAGGTATTCCGGCAGCTTGATGTCCTTGAAGCGGTTGTACATCGTGCCGGCGATCAGTCCGGACAGGATGCCGACCGGGACGCTGATCTTCGACGCCAGGCGCGCCTTGTAGCCGGAGACGGCCAGGTCCTTGGCGGCCCCGGTGAGATCCGCGATCACCTCCGGCGGCACGGTCACGAGCGCGTCCACGCCCTTGATGGTGATGAAGAAACCCACGGCGCCAGCCAGTCCGGCGGCGCCGTGGTTCTCCTTGGCGAAGCCGACGGCCACGCCCACCGCGAACAGGAGTCCGAGGTTGGAGAAGATGGCGTCGCCAGCGGCCGCGATGAAGGGAATATTCAGAAGGTCTGGCTGTCCAAGACGCAGCAGCAGACCGGCGATGGGTAGGACGGCGATGGGCAGCATGAGCGCACGCCCAAGTTGCTGCACTCCTGCGAATTTATTGGTCACCACGACTGTGCCTCCGTTTTCTCGAGAACGGCCCCTCACAGGCCCGGCCAGGTGCTCGTCACCAGAGCTCGTACTTCGTCACCGCTTTCGAACCGCAACGCCGTCCGCGCCACCTCCACGCACTGGGGGAGGGTGAGCGTCCGGATGAATGCCTTCAGATCGGGAACCACCGCCGGCGTCGCCGACAGCTCCGTCACGCCCAGACCGATGAGCAGCGGCGCCGCCCGGGGATCCGAGGCGATTCCACCGCACACCGCCACCGGGCGCCCGTGCTTGCGCGCCCCCTCCACCGCCTGCCCCACCAGTCGCAGCACACCCGGGTGCAGGCCGTCGAGCTGCGCCGCCACGTGCGGGTTGCCGCGATCCATCGCGAGCGCGTACTGCGTGAGATCGTTCGTGCCGATGGAGAGGAAGTCCGCCTCGGCCGCCAGCCGGTCCGCCAGCACCGCCGCCACCGGCACCTCGATCATCGCTCCGACGGAGATCGGCTCGGTGATGCCCAGCGCCTCGCGCTCGTCCTCGATGATCTCCCGCACCGCTCGCATCTCGGACGCGGAGGTGACCATCGGGACGAGGATGCGGCAGACGCCCACCGGCTTGACCCGCAGGATGGCGCGGAGCTGCGCGCGCAGCAGGTCGGGGTGGCGCAGCGAGACGCGCACGCCTCGCAGGCCGAGCACCGGGTTCTCCTCCTTCGGCAGGGGCAGGTAGGCCAGTGGCTTGTCGCCTCCCACGTCCAGTGTCCGGATGACCACCGGATGGCCCCGCATGGCGTCGGCGATCTCCTGGTACTGGGCGGCCTGCTCGGCCTCGCTCGGCGCGGTGACGCGCTCCAGGAACAGGAACTCGGTGCGCAGCAGGCCACAGCCCTCGGCGCCCTTGGCGGTGGCCGACGCCGCGTCGCCGGGACGGCCCACGTTGGCGAAGACCTCGATGCGGACGCCATCCGCCGTGCGACAGCCCTCGTGCGCATGCGCCAGGTTGGCCTCGCGGCGCGCCGTGCGGGCCGCGATGGCGTGCACGGTGGCCTCGAGCGTCTCGTTGGGCGGGAAGACGCGCGCCTCGCCCCGGTCACCATCGACGATCATCGCCGCGCCATCCGGTACCCGAAGGGCCGCGTCGCCGACCGCCACCACCGCCGGAATGCCCATGCCCGCGGCCAGGATGGCCACATGCGACGTCGGGCCTCCGCGCGCCGTACAGAGCGCCGCCAGGCGATCCGGAGGAACCGCCGCCAGGTCGGACGGCAGCAGCTCGTCGGCCACCAGGATGGCGTCCCGTGGCAGCTCGGCCGGCACCCGCGAGCCGCCCTTGCCCGTCAGCTGCGCGATCACGCGCCGGCCGATGTCGCGCAGATCGCCGACCCGCTCCGCCAGGAGGGGATCGTCCAGGTCGTGCAGCACCTTCACATGCTGCTCGACCGCCGCACGCCAGGCCCACGCGGCGCTCCGGCCCGCGGAGATCTCCTGGCTCGCGGCGTCGGTGAGCTCCGGGTCCTCCAGCAGCGAGAGGTGCGCCCGGAAGATCTCCGTCCTCGCCGCGGCACCCGCGCCCTCCTTCTCGACCAGCGCCTCGAGCTCCCGCCGCACGCTGGCGAGGGCCTCGCCCAGGCGGCGCTGCTCCTCCGCCACGCCCCGGCCACTCTCGGACAGCTCGGGCTGCTCATCGACAATCCGGACGGCGTGTCCGACCGCGAGGCCCGGGGCCGCGATGGTGCCCTTGAGCAGCACCTCCGTGCCGGGAGCGAAGGGCAGGGTGGAGGACTCGGTCGCCCGCGCCTCCTCGGGGGCGGGGGCGGCGGCCGGCTGCTCGGCGATGGGGTGGACCGGATCTCCCAGTCCGCTGATCACCAGCTCCGCCAGCTCCTTCGCCACGCGCTCGGCCTGCTCACCGCGCACGGTGATCGTCAGCGTGTCCCCGTGACGGGCGCCAAGCCCCATGAGCGCCACGACACTCTTGCCGTTGGCCGTGCGCTCCTTGCCGCTCAGCGTCACGGTGCCCGCGTGCAGCCGGGCGT
This is a stretch of genomic DNA from Archangium violaceum. It encodes these proteins:
- the ptsP gene encoding phosphoenolpyruvate--protein phosphotransferase: MATLKLVSPIAGWATGLEEVPDPAFAQRMVGDGIAVDPTSPELRAPCDGVIVSVHASRHACTLRSDSGAEILLHIGVDTVDLKGEGFTVRVREGQSVRTGDLLISFDLDLLARKARSLVTSMVVVNGEGYTVTDRVQDRTVAVGEPLLSIAGQAPAALQAPVSTETAEQRVRLLIPHGLHARPAAAFSRHARLHAGTVTLSGKERTANGKSVVALMGLGARHGDTLTITVRGEQAERVAKELAELVISGLGDPVHPIAEQPAAAPAPEEARATESSTLPFAPGTEVLLKGTIAAPGLAVGHAVRIVDEQPELSESGRGVAEEQRRLGEALASVRRELEALVEKEGAGAAARTEIFRAHLSLLEDPELTDAASQEISAGRSAAWAWRAAVEQHVKVLHDLDDPLLAERVGDLRDIGRRVIAQLTGKGGSRVPAELPRDAILVADELLPSDLAAVPPDRLAALCTARGGPTSHVAILAAGMGIPAVVAVGDAALRVPDGAAMIVDGDRGEARVFPPNETLEATVHAIAARTARREANLAHAHEGCRTADGVRIEVFANVGRPGDAASATAKGAEGCGLLRTEFLFLERVTAPSEAEQAAQYQEIADAMRGHPVVIRTLDVGGDKPLAYLPLPKEENPVLGLRGVRVSLRHPDLLRAQLRAILRVKPVGVCRILVPMVTSASEMRAVREIIEDEREALGITEPISVGAMIEVPVAAVLADRLAAEADFLSIGTNDLTQYALAMDRGNPHVAAQLDGLHPGVLRLVGQAVEGARKHGRPVAVCGGIASDPRAAPLLIGLGVTELSATPAVVPDLKAFIRTLTLPQCVEVARTALRFESGDEVRALVTSTWPGL